Proteins found in one Anaeromicrobium sediminis genomic segment:
- a CDS encoding methyl-accepting chemotaxis protein, with amino-acid sequence MKKNLITGSISLLYLIIITIMNVTILHSLNYYISVVINVLFTMIYAYIVLNNVHKGKMNELERILDIVTKSRYDCDLDEYVKENNYVSLIVEGFNNTKEASKHVLKSSVELAQVADNVADKVNDMETSTEQIATTSEEIVAGSLNQMESINSIFSNIENVGNNIENIRGQLKTIMNHADISVKLTEDGNKYVGKTKESIEIVRNIMIEYSNNLHNFIESFSQIIKFAEIIKGITEQTNLLALNSSIEAARAGEHGRGFAVVANEIGNLSNQSQAASQEISTVIQDMEKRIFKLTEEMSKGTDKIEEGIQIAQKTETAFKKISDSTLDTKSQVSTIGKHMEEMGGHTASVINSVETIQGISEGNVADCQQFSAVIEEINTSFKDMVMESNNLKEYANSLQQSVAKNTMDKYMYQKALDVKEHLDKSENVDLKKLTKSLNIGDIYVVESSGIITGCSDPEGLGLDSFEIDPTSYEASKLKSGYTSTPIRKRTHDDQIYKFLHIPYKEGMVISVSLSLQTVLNV; translated from the coding sequence ATGAAAAAAAATTTAATTACAGGTAGCATTTCTTTATTATATTTAATAATTATTACTATTATGAATGTGACAATTTTACACAGTTTAAATTACTATATATCTGTAGTTATTAATGTTCTTTTCACAATGATCTATGCATATATAGTGCTGAACAATGTACATAAGGGGAAAATGAATGAATTAGAACGTATATTAGATATTGTTACTAAAAGTCGCTATGACTGTGATTTAGATGAGTATGTAAAAGAGAATAATTATGTATCATTAATTGTAGAAGGATTTAATAATACAAAAGAAGCTTCTAAGCATGTATTAAAATCATCCGTAGAGCTTGCTCAGGTAGCCGACAATGTTGCAGATAAAGTGAATGACATGGAGACATCAACAGAGCAGATTGCCACAACAAGCGAGGAAATAGTAGCAGGTTCATTAAATCAAATGGAATCTATAAACAGTATTTTTAGTAATATTGAAAACGTAGGAAATAATATAGAAAATATAAGAGGACAGTTAAAAACAATTATGAATCATGCAGATATATCTGTTAAACTTACTGAAGATGGCAATAAATATGTGGGTAAAACCAAGGAATCTATCGAGATCGTAAGAAATATTATGATTGAATATAGCAATAATCTTCATAATTTCATAGAGAGCTTTTCACAGATCATAAAGTTTGCAGAGATTATTAAAGGAATTACTGAACAGACGAATCTACTTGCATTAAATTCATCTATTGAAGCGGCTAGAGCAGGTGAGCATGGTAGGGGATTTGCCGTTGTAGCAAATGAGATTGGCAACTTATCAAACCAGTCACAGGCTGCTTCTCAAGAGATCAGTACTGTTATTCAGGATATGGAGAAAAGAATTTTTAAATTGACAGAAGAAATGTCAAAGGGCACAGATAAGATAGAAGAAGGTATACAGATAGCCCAAAAAACAGAAACGGCATTTAAAAAAATATCAGATAGTACTCTAGATACAAAATCTCAAGTTTCAACAATTGGAAAGCATATGGAAGAAATGGGTGGACATACTGCTAGCGTAATTAATTCAGTGGAAACCATTCAAGGAATCTCTGAGGGAAATGTGGCTGATTGTCAGCAATTTAGCGCTGTTATAGAAGAGATAAATACTTCCTTTAAGGATATGGTAATGGAATCAAATAATTTAAAGGAATATGCAAATAGTTTGCAGCAAAGTGTAGCTAAGAATACAATGGATAAATATATGTATCAGAAGGCTTTAGACGTGAAGGAACACCTTGATAAATCAGAGAATGTTGATTTGAAAAAACTCACTAAAAGTCTTAATATTGGAGATATATACGTAGTTGAGTCTTCTGGAATAATTACTGGGTGCTCTGATCCAGAAGGCCTTGGGTTAGATTCCTTTGAAATAGATCCAACATCATATGAAGCTTCAAAATTAAAGAGTGGTTATACATCTACTCCTATTAGGAAGAGAACTCATGATGACCAAATATATAAGTTTTTACATATTCCATATAAAGAGGGAATGGTTATTTCTGTTTCATTGTCGTTACAAACGGTTTTAAATGTATAA
- the tsoY gene encoding selenoprotein TsoY yields MKFTPLKFQGSLAAAGMALMPFNFLKSTVYKGEGVFTLSKISSWSLSSFEYSTTLLLIVLMFAFIAIHLILTVIFLKELFVWLFKTNGFNELIKNPLSNSAIFSPLISISMTMVVILGPVSFFVPQISANMHSLMLPGLIFFIFLWVLLISLEIKVVKTMFTEFFEYDKLNFGWLLDVLAIGAVSLYGSGIATSSNNTIIGSIAAFMTIVSLLIGIVVFALKIALLFHQQIKSKVMPDIHLLPAYFLVIPPMCLLWFSFYKVLVYVNKVYVFDISTISFMIIVFAYVTTISWWIFLIVLLNDYFKNKFITSDFSPAQWGMVUGFVGSQVLGTIVYGKYFPSPLLGVANFISIILGSIVFAIILMKFVKASKIIKVTA; encoded by the coding sequence ATGAAATTTACACCACTGAAATTTCAAGGTTCTTTAGCGGCAGCCGGAATGGCCCTAATGCCTTTTAATTTTCTAAAATCTACAGTTTATAAAGGTGAAGGTGTATTTACTTTATCAAAAATATCTTCATGGTCTTTAAGTTCTTTTGAGTATTCAACAACTTTATTATTAATTGTATTGATGTTTGCATTTATAGCAATCCATTTAATACTTACTGTTATTTTTCTAAAGGAACTTTTTGTGTGGTTGTTTAAAACTAATGGTTTTAATGAACTAATAAAAAATCCACTAAGTAATAGCGCAATATTTTCACCTTTAATCTCAATATCAATGACTATGGTTGTAATTTTGGGTCCAGTTAGTTTTTTTGTACCTCAAATATCTGCTAATATGCACAGTTTAATGTTACCAGGCCTCATTTTCTTTATTTTTTTATGGGTGTTATTAATTTCTCTCGAGATAAAGGTTGTTAAGACTATGTTCACAGAGTTTTTTGAGTATGATAAACTAAATTTTGGTTGGTTACTTGATGTACTAGCAATTGGTGCTGTTTCACTATATGGTTCAGGTATTGCAACTTCATCAAATAATACTATTATAGGGTCAATCGCAGCATTTATGACTATTGTTTCATTATTGATTGGTATTGTAGTTTTTGCTTTAAAAATAGCATTGCTTTTTCATCAACAAATCAAGTCAAAAGTAATGCCAGATATTCATCTATTACCAGCCTATTTTTTAGTAATACCCCCAATGTGTTTATTGTGGTTTAGTTTCTATAAAGTACTAGTGTATGTTAATAAAGTTTATGTTTTTGATATAAGTACAATTTCGTTTATGATTATTGTATTTGCATATGTAACTACTATTTCATGGTGGATTTTCTTAATCGTATTACTAAATGATTATTTTAAAAACAAATTCATAACTAGCGATTTTTCTCCCGCTCAATGGGGTATGGTCTGAGGATTTGTTGGATCCCAAGTTTTGGGAACAATTGTTTACGGAAAGTATTTTCCAAGTCCTTTACTTGGAGTAGCTAATTTTATAAGTATTATTTTAGGTTCAATCGTTTTTGCAATAATACTAATGAAATTTGTGAAAGCATCTAAAATTATAAAAGTTACTGCATAG